One window from the genome of Cricetulus griseus strain 17A/GY chromosome 2, alternate assembly CriGri-PICRH-1.0, whole genome shotgun sequence encodes:
- the LOC100754054 gene encoding keratin, type II cytoskeletal 6A isoform X2: MSTKTTIRSQTSHRGFSASSARVPGLNRSGFSSVSVCRSRGSGGSGAVCGGAGFGSRSLYGVGSSKRISIGGGSCGIGGGYGSRVGGGFGFGGGAGSGFGFGGGAGFGGGYGGAGFPVCPPGGIQEVTVNQSLLTPLNLQIDPTIQRVRTEEREQIKTLNNKFASFIDKVRFLEQQNKVLDTKWALLQEQGTKTVRQNLEPMFEQYISNLRRQLDSILGERGRLDSELRNMQDTVEDYKNKYEDEINKRTAAENEFVTLKKDVDAAYMNKVELQAKADSLADEINFLRALYDAELSQMQTHISDTSVVLSMDNNRSLDLDSIIAEVKAQYEEIAQRSRAEAESWYQTKYEELQVTAGRHGDDLRNTKQEIAEINRMIQRLRSEIDHVKKQCANLQAAIAEAEQRGEMALKDARGKLEGLEDALQKAKQDMARLLKEYQELMNVKLALDVEIATYRKLLEGEECRLNGEGVGPVNISVVQSTVSSGYGSAGGASSSLGLGGGSSYSYSSSHGLGGGFSSGSGRGISGGLSSSGGSSSTIKYTTTSSSRKSYRH, from the exons ATGTCTACCAAAACCACCATCAGGAGTCAAACCAGCCACCGTGGCTTCAGTGCCAGCTCAGCCAGAGTGCCAGGGCTCAACCGTTCTGGTTTCagcagtgtgtctgtgtgccgCTCccggggcagtggtggctctgGGGCTGTGTGTGGAGGAGCTGGCTTTGGCAGCAGGAGTCTCTATGGTGTGGGGAGCTCCAAGAGGATCTCCATTGGAGGGGGCAGCTGTGGCATTGGAGGAGGCTATGGCAGCCGAGTTGGAGGAGGCTTCGGCTTTGGAGGAGGAGCCGGCAGTGGATTTGGCTTCGGTGGAGGAGCTGGCTTTGGTGGTGGCTATGGGGGTGCTGGTTTCCCTGTGTGCCCCCCTGGAGGCATCCAAGAGGTCACCGTTAACCAGAGCCTCCTCACCCCTCTGAACCTGCAAATCGACCCCACCATCCAGAGGGTGAGGACTGAAGAACGTGAGCAGATTAAGACCCTCAACAACAAGTTTGCCTCCTTCATCGACAAG GTGCGGTTCCTGGAGCAGCAGAACAAGGTCTTGGACACCAAATGGGCCCTGCTGCAGGAGCAGGGCACGAAGACCGTGAGGCAGAACCTGGAGCCAATGTTTGAGCAGTACATCAGCAACCTCAGGAGGCAGCTGGACAGCATCCTTGGGGAGAGGGGCCGCCTGGACTCAGAGCTGAGGAACATGCAGGATACAGTGGAGGACTACAAGAACaa ATATGAAGATGAAATCAACAAGCGTACTGCAGCAGAGAATGAATTTGTGACACTGAAGAAG GATGTAGATGCAGCCTACATGAATAAGGTTGAACTGCAAGCCAAGGCAGACAGTCTGGCAGATGAGATCAACTTCCTGAGAGCTCTCTACGATGCA GAACTGTCTCAGATGCAAACTCACATCTCAGACACATCTGTGGTCCTCTCCATGGACAACAACCGCAGCCTGGACCTGGACAGCATCATTGCTGAGGTCAAGGCCCAATACGAGGAGATTGCTCAGAGGAGCCGGGCTGAGGCTGAATCTTGGTACCAGACGAAA TATGAGGAGCTGCAGGTCACAGCAGGAAGACATGGAGACGACCTGCGCAACACCAAGCAGGAGATTGCAGAGATCAACCGCATGATCCAGAGGCTGAGATCCGAGATCGACCATGTCAAGAAGCAG tgtGCCAACCTCCAAGCTGCCATCGCTGAGGCTGAGCAGCGTGGGGAGATGGCCCTCAAGGATGCCAGGGGCAAGCTGGAAGGGCTGGAGGATGCCCTGCAGAAGGCCAAACAGGACATGGCCAGGCTGCTGAAGGAGTACCAGGAGCTCATGAATGTCAAGCTGGCCCTTGATGTGGAGATCGCCACCTACAGGAAGCTGCTGGAAGGAGAGGAGTGCAG GCTGAATGGTGAAGGTGTTGGACCAGTCAACATCT CTGTGGTGCAGTCCACCGTGTCCAGCGGCTATGGCAGTGCAGGTGGTGccagcagcagcttgggcctAGGAGGAGGCAGCAGCTACTCCTACAGCAGTAGCCATGGCCTTGGAGGTGGCTTCAGTTCTGGCAGTGGCAGAGGCATCAGTGGTGGCCTCAGCTCC
- the LOC100754346 gene encoding keratin, type II cytoskeletal 5 isoform X2 produces MSRQSSVSFRSGGSRSFSAASAITPSVSRTSFSSVSRSGGGGGGGRVSLGGAYGAGGYGSRSLYNVGGSKRIAFSSGGGSFRNRFGAGVGAGGSFGFGGGAGSGFGFGGGAGSGYGFGGGAGFGGGYGGAGFPVCPPGGIQEVTVNQNLLTPLNLQIDPTIQRVRTEEREQIKTLNNKFASFIDKVRFLEQQNKVLDTKWTLLQEQGTKTVRQNLEPMFEQYISNLRRQLDGVLGERGRLDSELRNMQDLVEDFKNKYEDEINKRTTAENEFVMLKKDVDAAYMNKVELEAKVDALMDEINFMKMFFDAELSQMQTHVSDTSVVLSMDNNRSLDLDSIIAEVKAQYEDIANRSRTEAESWYQTKYEELQQTAGRHGDDLRNTKHEISEMNRMIQRLRSEIDNVKKQCANLQNAIADAEQRGELALKDARNKLTELEEALQKAKQDMARLLREYQELMNTKLALDVEIATYRKLLEGEECRLSGEGVGPVNISVVTNSVSSGYGGGSLGFGGGSSFGGGSGFGGGLGSGLGGGGGGSYYSSSSGGAGLGGGLSVGGSGFSASSGRGMGFGSGGGSSSSVKFVSTTSSSRRSFKS; encoded by the exons ATGTCTCGCCAGTCCAGCGTGTCCTTCCGAAGTGGGGGCAGCCGCTCTTTCAGTGCCGCCTCTGCCATCACCCCGTCTGTCTCTCGTACCAGCTTCAGCTCGGTGTCccgcagtggtggtggtggtggtggtggcagggtcAGCCTTGGAGGTGCTTATGGAGCAGGTGGCTATGGAAGCCGGAGCCTGTACAATGTCGGGGGCTCCAAAAGGATAGCATTCAGTTCTGGCGGTGGCAGCTTCAGGAACCGATTTGGTGCTGGTGTTGGTGCTGGAGGCAGCTTTGGCTTTGGAGGAGGAGCCGGCAGTGGATTTGGCTTCGGTGGTGGTGCTGGTAGTGGATATGGGTTTGGTGGTGGAGCTGGTTTTGGTGGTGGCTATGGGGGCGCCGGTTTCCCCGTGTGCCCCCCTGGAGGCATCCAAGAGGTCACCGTTAACCAGAACCTCCTCACCCCTCTGAACCTGCAAATCGACCCCACCATCCAGAGAGTGAGGACTGAGGAACGTGAGCAGATCAAGACCCTCAACAACAAGTTTGCCTCCTTCATCGACAAG GTGAGGTTCCTGGAACAGCAGAACAAGGTCCTAGACACCAAGTGGACCCTGCTGCAGGAGCAGGGCACCAAGACCGTGAGGCAGAACCTGGAGCCGATGTTTGAGCAGTACATCAGCAACCTCAGGAGGCAGCTGGATGGGGTCCTTGGGGAGAGGGGCCGCCTGGACTCAGAGCTGAGGAACATGCAGGATCTGGTGGAGGACTTCAAGAACAA GTACGAGGATGAGATCAACAAGCGTACCACTGCCGAGAATGAGTTTGTGATGCTGAAGAAG GATGTGGATGCTGCCTACATGAACAAGGTAGAACTAGAGGCCAAGGTTGATGCTCTGATGGACGAGatcaacttcatgaagatgttcttTGATGCG GAGCTGTCCCAGATGCAGACACATGTCTCAGACACATCCGTGGTCCTCTCCATGGACAACAACCGCAGCCTGGACCTGGACAGCATCATCGCTGAGGTCAAGGCCCAGTATGAGGACATTGCCAACCGCAGCCGGACAGAGGCTGAGTCCTGGTACCAGACCAAG TATGAGGAGCTGCAACAGACAGCTGGTCGGCATGGCGATGACCTTCGAAACACCAAGCATGAGATCTCTGAGATGAACCGGATGATCCAGAGACTGAGATCTGAGATTGACAATGTCAAGAAGCAG TGTGCCAACCTACAGAACGCCATTGCTGATGCCGAACAGCGTGGAGAGCTGGCTCTCAAAGATGCCAGGAACAAGTTGACAGAGCTAGAGGAGGCCCTGCAGAAGGCCAAACAGGACATGGCCCGGCTGCTGCGCGAGTACCAGGAGCTCATGAACACCAAGCTGGCACTGGACGTGGAGATCGCCACCTACCGCAAGCTGCTGGAGGGCGAGGAGTGCAG ACTGAGCGGAGAAGGAGTTGGACCAGTCAACATCT CTGTTGTCACAAACAGTGTCTCTTCTGGCTACGGAGGAGGCAGCCTTGGCTTCGGCGGTGGCAGTAGCTTTGGCGGTGGCAGTGGTTTTGGCGGTGGCCTCGGCAGCGGTCTTGGAGGAGGTGGCGGTGGAAGCTACTACTCCAGCAGCAGTGGGGGTGCTGGTCTGGGTGGTGGGCTAAGTGTGGGGGGCTCTGGCTTCAGTGCAAGCAGTGGCCGAGGCATGGGCTTTGGCAGCGGTGGAGGCAGCAGCTCCAGCGTCAAATTTGTCTCTACCACCTCCTCTTCCCGGAGGAGCTTTAAGAGCTAA